The Streptomyces albofaciens JCM 4342 genome has a segment encoding these proteins:
- a CDS encoding phosphodiester glycosidase family protein: MKNRFVRARAVLTALTAWGVLAGSGVAAGATATHGGAPRLGPAVGVAPGVTYRAFDVAVGRGTAHGHLVEVDLTDRRVRVDLLYPGAVGARSPVSRLADARAAVAAVNADFFNISEAQHPGVEATGAPVGPAIAAGRHLKAAVPDGQRFGPALPPGTDTRDVIGVGYDRRARLDRLSLRGSALTADGALPLKGLNQYALPVNGIGAFTDKWGTTSRVRATCGTDTDRAAPCSTETYEVTVRRGRVAGVAQIPGRGGIARGTTALVGREEGARQLRKLHVGDPVRISHRLTARRPVPLRFAVGGFPIVRDAEPLAGLDTVTPAVRTSAGVGAHGRRLLLLALDGAPGRAGMTVRELADLMDRLGARDAVNLDGGGSSTLVTREPGSPGATVRNHPSGGAERPVPNAIGVFARG; encoded by the coding sequence GTGAAGAATCGATTCGTTCGCGCACGGGCGGTACTGACGGCGCTGACGGCATGGGGCGTACTGGCCGGAAGCGGAGTGGCGGCCGGTGCCACCGCCACGCACGGCGGCGCCCCGCGCCTGGGGCCGGCAGTCGGCGTCGCGCCCGGGGTGACGTACCGCGCCTTCGACGTAGCGGTGGGGCGGGGCACCGCGCACGGCCACCTCGTGGAAGTGGATCTGACCGACCGCCGGGTCAGGGTGGACCTGCTGTACCCCGGTGCGGTCGGGGCGCGCTCCCCGGTCTCCCGGCTGGCCGACGCGCGGGCCGCGGTGGCCGCCGTCAACGCGGACTTCTTCAACATCTCCGAGGCCCAGCACCCCGGTGTGGAGGCGACCGGCGCCCCGGTGGGCCCGGCCATCGCCGCCGGGCGGCACCTGAAGGCGGCGGTGCCCGACGGACAGCGCTTCGGCCCGGCACTGCCGCCCGGCACCGACACCCGGGACGTCATCGGCGTCGGTTACGACCGCCGCGCCCGGCTGGACCGGCTGTCCCTGCGCGGCTCCGCGCTGACCGCCGACGGCGCGCTGCCGCTGAAAGGCCTGAACCAGTACGCGCTGCCGGTGAACGGCATCGGCGCGTTCACCGACAAGTGGGGGACCACCTCGCGCGTCCGGGCGACCTGCGGCACGGACACCGACCGGGCGGCACCGTGCAGTACGGAGACGTACGAGGTCACGGTCCGGCGCGGCCGGGTGGCCGGGGTCGCGCAGATCCCGGGCCGAGGCGGCATCGCCCGGGGTACGACGGCGCTCGTCGGCCGGGAGGAGGGCGCCCGGCAGCTGCGCAAGCTGCACGTCGGCGACCCGGTGCGGATCAGCCACCGGCTGACCGCCCGTCGGCCCGTACCGCTGCGCTTCGCCGTCGGCGGCTTCCCCATCGTCCGCGACGCGGAGCCGCTGGCCGGCCTGGACACCGTCACCCCGGCCGTCCGCACCTCGGCGGGCGTCGGCGCGCACGGCCGCCGGCTGCTGCTGCTCGCACTGGACGGCGCGCCCGGGCGGGCGGGTATGACCGTACGCGAACTGGCCGACCTGATGGACCGGCTGGGCGCCCGGGACGCGGTCAACCTGGACGGCGGCGGCTCCTCCACCCTGGTCACCCGCGAACCGGGCAGCCCCGGCGCGACGGTACGCAACCACCCCTCGGGCGGCGCGGAACGGCCGGTACCGAACGCCATCGGGGTCTTCGCGCGAGGCTGA
- a CDS encoding amino acid ABC transporter permease yields MPLSRRKRARLVRGVQYAVLAAAVLVLALVADWGTLRHAFFDIDVAKALFPDIITTALVNTVKYTLLGFGFGLGLGLVLALMRLSQVPPYRWLAIVYIEFFRGVPALLVFIALGFGVPLAFEVALDMNITVMLSLGLVGAAYMAETIRAGIQAVPKGQTEAARSLGMSPGRAMRSIVIPQAFRIVLPPLTNELILLTKDSSLVYLLGLSLGQFELANFGRDALNEHKSLTPILIAGLLYLVITLPLGHLVRRLEARTAKAR; encoded by the coding sequence ATGCCCCTGTCCCGACGCAAGCGGGCCCGCCTCGTGCGCGGCGTCCAGTACGCCGTGCTGGCCGCCGCCGTGCTCGTGCTCGCCCTGGTCGCCGACTGGGGAACGCTGCGCCACGCGTTCTTCGACATCGACGTCGCCAAGGCGCTGTTCCCCGACATCATCACGACCGCACTGGTCAACACCGTCAAGTACACCCTGCTCGGCTTCGGGTTCGGGCTGGGGCTCGGACTGGTGCTGGCGCTGATGCGGCTCTCACAGGTGCCGCCGTACCGCTGGCTGGCCATCGTCTACATCGAGTTCTTCCGCGGGGTGCCGGCGCTGCTGGTGTTCATCGCGCTGGGCTTCGGTGTGCCGCTCGCCTTCGAGGTCGCGCTCGACATGAACATCACCGTGATGCTGTCGCTCGGCCTGGTCGGCGCCGCGTACATGGCGGAGACCATCCGGGCCGGCATCCAGGCCGTGCCCAAGGGGCAGACCGAGGCGGCCCGTTCGCTGGGGATGTCGCCGGGCCGCGCGATGCGGTCGATCGTCATCCCGCAGGCGTTCCGGATCGTGCTGCCACCGCTCACCAACGAACTGATCCTGCTCACCAAGGACTCCTCGCTGGTCTATCTGCTGGGCCTGTCGCTCGGCCAGTTCGAGCTGGCCAACTTCGGGCGGGACGCCCTCAACGAACACAAGAGCCTGACGCCGATCCTCATCGCCGGCCTGCTCTACCTCGTCATCACCCTCCCCCTGGGCCACCTGGTCCGGCGGCTGGAGGCCCGTACCGCGAAGGCCAGGTGA
- the xylA gene encoding xylose isomerase, translated as MSYQPVPEDKFSFGLWTVGWQGRDPFGDATRRPLDPVETVHRLADLGAYGVTFHDDDLIPSGSGDVAREAAVKRFRQALDATGLTVPMATTNLFTHPVFKDGAFTANDRGVRRYALRKTLRNIDLAAELGARTFVAWGGREGAESGAAKDVRAALDRMKEAFDLLGQYVVEQGYDLRFAIEPKPNEPRGDILLPTVGHALAFIERLERPELYGVNPEVGHEQMAGLNVPHGIAQALWAGKLFHIDLNGQSGVKYDQDLRFGAGDLRAAFWLVDLLETAGYDGPRHFDFKPPRTEDLDGVWDSAAGCMRTYLILKERAAAFRADPAVQEALRASRLDELARPTAGDGLAALLADRTAYESFDPEAAAARGMAFERLDQLAMDHLLRAR; from the coding sequence ATGAGCTACCAGCCCGTGCCCGAGGACAAGTTCAGTTTCGGTCTGTGGACGGTCGGCTGGCAGGGCCGCGACCCGTTCGGGGACGCCACCCGCCGCCCGCTCGACCCGGTCGAGACCGTCCACCGGCTGGCGGACCTGGGCGCGTACGGCGTCACCTTCCACGACGACGACCTGATCCCCTCCGGGTCCGGCGACGTCGCCCGCGAGGCGGCCGTCAAGCGCTTCCGCCAGGCGCTGGACGCCACCGGGCTGACCGTCCCGATGGCGACGACCAACCTCTTCACCCATCCGGTCTTCAAGGACGGCGCCTTCACCGCCAACGACCGCGGCGTGCGGCGCTACGCGCTGCGCAAGACCCTGCGGAACATCGACCTGGCGGCCGAGCTGGGCGCCCGTACGTTTGTGGCGTGGGGCGGGCGCGAAGGCGCGGAGTCCGGCGCGGCCAAGGACGTGCGCGCGGCCCTGGACCGGATGAAGGAGGCGTTCGACCTGCTCGGCCAGTATGTCGTCGAACAGGGCTACGACCTGCGGTTCGCCATCGAACCGAAGCCCAACGAGCCGCGCGGCGACATCCTGCTGCCGACCGTCGGCCACGCCCTCGCGTTCATCGAGCGGCTGGAACGGCCGGAGCTGTACGGCGTCAACCCGGAGGTCGGCCACGAGCAGATGGCCGGGCTGAACGTCCCGCACGGCATCGCGCAGGCCCTGTGGGCGGGCAAGCTCTTCCACATCGACCTGAACGGGCAGTCCGGCGTCAAGTACGACCAGGACCTGCGCTTCGGCGCCGGCGACCTGCGGGCCGCCTTCTGGCTGGTGGACCTGCTGGAGACCGCGGGCTACGACGGCCCGCGGCACTTCGACTTCAAGCCGCCGCGCACCGAGGACCTGGACGGCGTGTGGGACTCCGCGGCCGGCTGCATGCGCACATACCTGATCCTCAAGGAGCGCGCCGCGGCGTTCCGCGCCGACCCGGCCGTCCAGGAGGCGCTGCGCGCGTCCCGGCTGGACGAGCTGGCCCGGCCCACCGCCGGTGACGGGCTCGCCGCCCTGCTCGCGGACCGTACGGCGTACGAGTCCTTCGACCCGGAAGCGGCCGCCGCCCGCGGAATGGCCTTCGAACGGCTCGACCAGCTCGCGATGGACCACCTGCTGCGGGCGCGCTGA
- a CDS encoding acetylxylan esterase, which yields MFVDLPLDQLRAYRPPLPEPEDFDAFWRRTLDETAAYGLDACFTETDAGLALLHTCDAEFSGFGGHRVKGWFLMPRAADGPLPCVVQYLGYGGGRMHPHDWLLWPAAGYATLVMDTRGQSGPNRPGDTPDPVAAANPGVPGKLTEGLLDPEGYYYRRVYTDGVRAVAAARGHAAVDAGRVVVAGGSQGGAIALAVAGLVPGLAGALIDVPFLTHIRRAVEITDEGPYGELTRYLAGARTEVDAALHTLDHFDGLNFAARASAPALFGTALRDPVTPASTGFAAYHHYAGAKELRLWRFNGHEGGGGHQRAAEIRFLRELFG from the coding sequence TTGTTCGTCGACCTGCCCCTGGACCAGCTGCGCGCCTACCGGCCCCCGCTGCCCGAGCCCGAAGACTTCGACGCGTTCTGGCGGCGCACGCTGGACGAGACCGCCGCGTACGGCCTGGACGCGTGCTTCACGGAGACCGACGCGGGCCTGGCCCTGCTGCACACCTGCGACGCGGAGTTCTCGGGCTTCGGCGGGCACCGCGTCAAGGGCTGGTTCCTGATGCCGCGCGCGGCGGACGGGCCGCTGCCGTGCGTCGTGCAGTACCTCGGGTACGGCGGCGGCCGCATGCACCCGCACGACTGGCTGCTGTGGCCGGCCGCGGGCTACGCGACGCTGGTCATGGACACCCGGGGTCAGAGCGGCCCGAACCGCCCCGGCGACACGCCCGACCCGGTCGCCGCCGCCAACCCGGGCGTGCCCGGGAAGCTGACCGAGGGGCTGCTCGACCCCGAGGGCTACTACTACCGCCGCGTCTACACCGACGGCGTACGGGCCGTGGCGGCGGCACGCGGGCACGCGGCGGTGGACGCCGGGCGCGTCGTGGTGGCGGGCGGCAGCCAGGGCGGCGCCATCGCGCTGGCCGTGGCCGGGCTGGTGCCGGGGCTCGCGGGCGCGCTGATCGACGTGCCGTTCCTGACCCACATCCGGCGTGCCGTCGAGATCACCGACGAGGGCCCGTACGGCGAGCTGACCCGCTACCTCGCGGGCGCCCGCACCGAGGTGGACGCCGCCCTGCACACGCTCGACCACTTCGACGGCCTGAACTTCGCGGCGCGCGCGAGCGCCCCCGCTCTCTTCGGGACCGCGCTGCGCGACCCGGTCACGCCCGCCTCCACCGGCTTCGCCGCGTACCACCACTACGCGGGCGCGAAGGAGCTGCGGCTGTGGCGGTTCAACGGGCACGAGGGCGGGGGCGGGCACCAGCGGGCGGCGGAGATCCGCTTCCTGCGGGAGCTGTTCGGGTGA
- a CDS encoding family 2B encapsulin nanocompartment shell protein, translating to MTVTDETISGPEGETQNSSLTTAAARNLATTTKTVPQMQGVSSRWLLRLLPWVQVSGGTYRVNRRLTYTVGDGRVDFAVSGTAVTIIPDELRELPALRDFTDTAVLGALGERFVQREYAPGDVIAAAGTPADRLVLIAHGRVDRIGAGKYGDETVLEALAGGDHLGDAPLTDTAASWEYTYRAVTRVTVMELPRQDAQEVTDGSRELRDHLATAGAGSAPPRNASGESAIEVASGHHGEPRVPGTFVDYELKPREYELSVAQTVLRAHTRVGDLYSDPMNQVEQQLRLTIEALRERQEHEMVNNRGFGLLHNADLTQRVRTRSGPPTPDDLDELLATVWKDPTFLLAHPKAIAAFGRQCSARGLYPTAVDFMGHSLPSWRGVPIFPCNKIPVGADGTSSFLVMRTGEEKQGVVGLHQTGIPDEYEPGLSVRFMGVNDQAIANYLVSAYYSTAILVPDALGILEDVQTGQ from the coding sequence GTGACGGTTACGGACGAGACCATTTCCGGCCCCGAGGGCGAAACGCAGAATTCCAGCCTCACGACGGCCGCGGCCCGCAATCTGGCCACGACCACCAAGACCGTGCCGCAGATGCAGGGCGTCTCCTCGCGCTGGCTGCTGCGGCTGCTGCCCTGGGTGCAGGTCTCCGGCGGCACGTACCGCGTCAACCGGCGGCTGACCTACACGGTCGGCGACGGCCGGGTGGACTTCGCCGTCTCCGGCACCGCAGTAACGATCATCCCTGACGAACTGCGCGAACTGCCCGCGCTGCGCGACTTCACCGACACCGCGGTGCTCGGCGCGCTCGGCGAGCGCTTCGTCCAGCGCGAGTACGCGCCGGGCGACGTGATCGCGGCCGCCGGCACGCCCGCCGACCGCCTGGTGCTGATCGCGCACGGCCGGGTGGACCGGATCGGCGCCGGGAAATACGGCGACGAAACGGTCCTGGAGGCACTCGCCGGCGGCGACCACCTCGGCGACGCTCCGCTCACCGACACCGCCGCGTCATGGGAGTACACCTACCGCGCGGTGACGCGGGTGACCGTCATGGAGCTGCCCCGGCAGGACGCGCAGGAGGTCACGGACGGCTCGCGGGAGCTGCGCGACCACCTCGCGACGGCCGGCGCGGGCAGCGCTCCGCCGCGCAACGCCAGCGGCGAGTCGGCCATCGAGGTCGCCTCCGGCCACCACGGCGAGCCGCGGGTGCCCGGCACCTTCGTCGACTACGAGCTGAAACCCCGGGAGTACGAACTCAGCGTGGCGCAGACGGTGCTGCGGGCCCACACCCGGGTCGGCGACCTCTACAGCGACCCGATGAACCAGGTCGAGCAGCAGTTGCGGCTGACCATCGAGGCGCTGCGCGAGCGTCAGGAGCACGAGATGGTCAACAACCGCGGGTTCGGCCTGCTGCACAACGCCGACCTGACGCAGCGCGTCCGTACCCGCAGCGGCCCGCCCACCCCCGACGACCTGGACGAGTTGCTCGCGACGGTGTGGAAGGACCCGACGTTCCTGCTCGCCCACCCGAAGGCGATCGCCGCCTTCGGCCGGCAGTGCAGCGCCCGTGGCCTGTATCCGACGGCGGTCGACTTCATGGGGCATTCGCTGCCCTCCTGGCGCGGGGTCCCGATCTTTCCGTGCAACAAGATTCCGGTCGGCGCGGACGGCACCAGTTCGTTCCTGGTGATGCGTACCGGCGAGGAGAAGCAGGGTGTCGTCGGGCTGCACCAGACGGGAATCCCGGACGAATACGAGCCGGGGCTCTCGGTCCGGTTCATGGGCGTCAACGACCAGGCCATCGCCAACTATCTCGTGAGCGCCTATTACTCCACCGCGATCCTGGTGCCGGACGCGCTGGGAATTCTGGAGGACGTGCAGACCGGCCAATGA
- a CDS encoding ROK family transcriptional regulator, with product MTAPGADTQHGIRRRNLARVLGAVAADGPVSRAGVAARVGLTRTAVSTLVDALLRAGLLVETGPAATGGRGRPGSGLAVSGTGPAGIGAEIGVDHLAVCAVDLRGRIRARVAADAADGSGEPGPVLRRLAGMITEVTDRIAALDLRPAGLTVAVPGLVARGTTTVVHAPNLGWRNVDPAPVLRALADAPEPLTVENEANLGALAELWLGGGPDGDGAPPPGFLHVSAEVGIGAAVVVDGQLLRGVRGFAGELGHVPVYPGGRPCGCGARGCLEQYAGEAAVLRAAGLDPGRAAAGHPGPRARVELLAQRAAAGDRATSAALRDAGAALGIALAGAVQLLDPEAVLLGGALARLTPWLLPSLEGELTARTALAPHAGAAPRIRVAAARHGADGPLLGAAHTALRAVLDDPLGRPWSPAVSRQLSGE from the coding sequence GTGACCGCTCCCGGCGCCGACACACAGCACGGCATCCGCCGCCGCAACCTGGCGCGGGTCCTGGGAGCCGTGGCCGCCGACGGGCCCGTGTCGCGGGCGGGTGTCGCGGCACGGGTCGGGCTGACCAGGACGGCCGTCTCCACGCTGGTCGACGCCCTGCTGCGGGCCGGTCTGCTGGTCGAGACGGGTCCGGCGGCGACCGGCGGACGCGGGCGGCCGGGCAGCGGACTGGCCGTCAGCGGCACCGGGCCCGCGGGGATCGGCGCCGAGATCGGTGTGGACCACCTCGCGGTGTGCGCCGTCGACCTGCGCGGGCGGATACGGGCCCGGGTGGCGGCCGATGCCGCCGACGGGAGCGGCGAGCCGGGGCCCGTACTGCGCCGTCTGGCCGGGATGATCACAGAGGTCACGGACCGGATCGCGGCGCTGGACCTGCGGCCCGCCGGACTCACGGTCGCGGTTCCGGGGCTGGTGGCGCGCGGTACGACGACCGTGGTGCACGCTCCCAACCTCGGCTGGCGGAACGTCGATCCGGCTCCGGTGCTCCGTGCCCTGGCCGACGCGCCCGAGCCGCTCACCGTCGAGAACGAGGCCAACCTCGGCGCACTGGCCGAGCTGTGGCTCGGCGGCGGACCGGATGGCGATGGAGCGCCGCCGCCCGGCTTCCTCCACGTCTCGGCGGAGGTGGGCATCGGCGCCGCGGTTGTCGTGGACGGTCAGCTGCTGCGCGGGGTACGGGGTTTCGCGGGCGAGCTGGGGCACGTACCGGTGTATCCCGGTGGGCGGCCGTGCGGCTGCGGTGCGCGGGGATGCCTGGAGCAGTACGCGGGGGAAGCTGCGGTACTACGGGCGGCCGGTCTCGACCCCGGGCGTGCGGCGGCCGGCCACCCCGGTCCGCGGGCGCGCGTCGAACTCCTCGCCCAGCGCGCCGCCGCCGGTGACCGAGCCACCTCGGCCGCCTTGCGGGACGCGGGGGCGGCGCTCGGGATCGCGCTCGCGGGCGCCGTGCAGCTCCTCGACCCGGAGGCGGTGCTGCTCGGCGGGGCGCTGGCGCGGCTGACGCCCTGGCTCCTGCCGTCGCTGGAGGGGGAACTGACGGCCCGTACGGCCCTCGCGCCGCACGCGGGGGCCGCGCCGCGGATACGGGTGGCCGCCGCCCGCCACGGCGCCGACGGGCCGCTGCTCGGCGCGGCGCACACCGCCCTGCGCGCCGTCCTCGACGATCCGCTGGGCCGGCCCTGGTCACCCGCCGTTTCCCGGCAGCTCTCCGGAGAATAA
- the xylB gene encoding xylulokinase → MGTQAAGPLVVGVDSSTQSAKALVVDAATGEVVARGQAPHVVGGGTGAGGPDSGAGSGGAGSGAGKESDPEQWWQALGEALRQCGDAARQAAAVSVGGQQHGLVTLDASGRPVRPALLWNDVRSAPQQRRLLAEFGGPRAWARRVGSVPLPAFTVTKWAWLRETEPAAADATAAVRLPHDYLTERLTGEAVTDRGDASGTGWWSPADEAYDEEILRHVGLDPKALPRVARPGEAAGTVRSGELPLPKGALVAAGTGDNMAAALGLGLRPGRPVLSLGTSGTVYAVSDRRPPGDPTGTVAGFADARGGWLPLACTLNCTLAVDRVAALLGLEREDVEPGGSAVMLPFLDGERTPDLPHASGLLHGLRHDTTRGQVLQAAYDGAVFALLQALDRIVDEELPADVPLLLIGGGARGRAWRDTVRRLSGRPVVVPEARELVALGAAAQAAGLLLGEDPAAVARRWGTARGAEYPAVPCDTAARERLAETLAAGEGLLGMYGTGDGPAAGA, encoded by the coding sequence ATGGGCACACAGGCAGCGGGACCGCTGGTCGTCGGCGTGGACAGTTCCACCCAGTCCGCCAAGGCGCTCGTGGTGGATGCCGCGACCGGCGAGGTCGTCGCCCGCGGGCAGGCGCCGCACGTGGTCGGCGGCGGTACGGGCGCCGGTGGCCCGGACTCCGGCGCGGGTTCCGGCGGCGCGGGTTCCGGCGCGGGCAAGGAGAGCGATCCCGAGCAGTGGTGGCAGGCGCTCGGCGAGGCGCTGCGCCAGTGCGGTGACGCCGCGCGGCAGGCGGCGGCCGTCTCCGTCGGCGGCCAGCAGCACGGCCTGGTCACCCTCGACGCGTCGGGGCGTCCGGTGCGTCCGGCGCTGCTGTGGAACGACGTACGGTCGGCGCCCCAGCAGCGGCGCCTGCTGGCCGAGTTCGGCGGGCCCCGGGCGTGGGCGCGGCGGGTGGGCAGCGTGCCGCTGCCCGCGTTCACCGTGACCAAATGGGCCTGGCTGCGCGAGACCGAGCCCGCGGCGGCCGACGCGACGGCCGCGGTACGGCTGCCGCACGACTACCTCACCGAGCGCCTGACCGGCGAGGCGGTCACCGACCGCGGTGACGCGTCCGGTACGGGCTGGTGGTCACCGGCCGACGAGGCGTACGACGAGGAGATCCTGCGGCACGTCGGCCTGGACCCGAAGGCCCTGCCGCGGGTGGCGCGGCCGGGCGAGGCCGCGGGCACCGTACGGTCCGGTGAACTGCCGCTGCCGAAGGGCGCGTTGGTCGCGGCGGGTACCGGCGACAACATGGCGGCGGCGCTGGGGCTCGGCCTGCGCCCCGGCCGGCCCGTACTGAGCCTGGGCACCTCGGGCACGGTCTACGCGGTGTCCGACCGGCGCCCGCCCGGCGACCCCACGGGCACGGTCGCCGGATTCGCCGACGCGCGCGGCGGCTGGCTGCCGCTGGCCTGCACCCTGAACTGCACGCTGGCCGTGGACCGGGTCGCCGCCCTGCTCGGCCTGGAGCGGGAGGACGTGGAGCCCGGCGGATCGGCGGTGATGCTGCCCTTCCTGGACGGCGAGCGCACACCGGACCTGCCGCACGCGTCCGGGCTGCTGCACGGCCTGCGGCACGACACGACACGCGGTCAGGTACTCCAAGCGGCGTACGACGGAGCGGTTTTCGCGCTGCTCCAGGCGCTGGACCGGATCGTGGACGAGGAACTGCCGGCCGATGTGCCGCTGCTGCTGATCGGCGGCGGGGCGCGCGGCCGGGCCTGGCGGGACACCGTACGCCGGCTTTCGGGGCGCCCTGTGGTGGTGCCCGAGGCCCGCGAACTGGTCGCTCTGGGCGCGGCGGCGCAGGCGGCGGGGCTGCTGCTGGGCGAGGACCCGGCGGCGGTGGCCAGGCGGTGGGGGACGGCCCGCGGTGCCGAATACCCGGCGGTGCCGTGCGACACGGCGGCTCGGGAACGGCTGGCGGAGACGCTCGCTGCGGGAGAAGGGCTGCTGGGGATGTACGGGACCGGTGATGGGCCCGCTGCCGGAGCATGA
- a CDS encoding amino acid ABC transporter ATP-binding protein has protein sequence MTAVHTDQEPVTARRAIEVEGLHKSFGALEVLKGIDFSVDRGEVVCVIGPSGSGKSTLLRCVNLLEEPTAGRVTVAGTEVTDPDVDIDRVRRRIGMVFQSFNLFPHLTALENLTIAQRRVLRRDRAAAERVARANLERVGLSDKESAYPAQLSGGQQQRVAIARALSMEPELMLFDEPTSALDPELVGDVLAVMRGLAQEGMTMLVVTHEMSFAREVADRVVFMDGGVIVEEGVPERVIADPQHERTRTFLARVLDPAAAGISEVAEPETGEQQP, from the coding sequence GTGACCGCCGTGCACACCGACCAGGAGCCGGTGACGGCACGCCGGGCGATCGAGGTCGAGGGGCTGCACAAGTCCTTCGGCGCGCTGGAGGTCCTCAAGGGCATCGACTTCTCGGTGGACCGGGGCGAGGTGGTGTGCGTCATCGGCCCGTCCGGGTCGGGCAAGTCGACGCTGCTGCGCTGCGTGAACCTGCTGGAGGAGCCGACCGCGGGCCGGGTCACCGTGGCGGGCACCGAGGTCACCGACCCGGACGTGGACATCGACCGGGTCCGCCGCCGTATCGGGATGGTCTTCCAGTCCTTCAACCTCTTCCCGCACCTGACCGCGCTGGAGAACCTGACGATCGCGCAGCGGCGGGTGCTGCGCCGCGACCGGGCGGCGGCCGAACGGGTGGCGCGCGCCAATCTCGAACGGGTGGGTCTGAGCGACAAGGAGTCCGCGTATCCGGCGCAGCTCTCGGGCGGCCAGCAGCAGCGGGTGGCCATCGCCCGCGCCCTGTCCATGGAGCCGGAGCTGATGCTCTTCGACGAGCCGACCTCGGCGCTCGACCCGGAGCTGGTCGGCGACGTGCTGGCGGTGATGCGCGGGCTCGCGCAGGAGGGCATGACGATGCTGGTCGTCACGCACGAGATGAGCTTCGCGCGGGAGGTCGCGGACCGGGTGGTGTTCATGGACGGCGGGGTCATCGTCGAGGAAGGCGTGCCGGAGCGGGTGATCGCCGATCCGCAGCACGAGCGGACCCGGACGTTCCTGGCCCGGGTGCTCGATCCGGCGGCCGCCGGGATCAGCGAGGTGGCGGAGCCGGAGACCGGGGAGCAGCAGCCGTAA
- a CDS encoding family 2B encapsulin nanocompartment shell protein: MTTSADPTSGPGATPDTDPARTSLATAAARNLATTTKTVPQMQGISSRWLLRVLPWVQVSGGTYRVNRRLTHTLGDGRVEFTSTGSDVRVIPAELRELPPLRDFDDQEVLEALAGRFVQEEHAPGDVLVEQGRPADRVVLVAHGKLNRIGTGKYGDETVLGVLADGDHLGETALLAPDAVWEHTVRAVTRVTVLTLPRAAYEEFADRSPGLRDHLERHRGAQIPPQNKHGEAAIDVTSGHIGEPALPGTFVDYEVAPREYELSVAQTVLKIHTRVADLYNDPMNQLDQQLRLTIEALRERQEHEMVNNREFGLLHNADLKQRIHTRSGPPTPDDLDDLISRRRKTQFLLAHPRTIAAIGREWNARGIYPATTELGGTAVRAWRGIPLLPCNKIPVNPDQTSSIIAMRVGEENQGVVGLHQTGIPDEYRPGLSVRFMGINEQAVINYLVSAYYSAAVLVPDALGVLEDVEIGH; the protein is encoded by the coding sequence ATGACCACATCGGCGGACCCGACGTCCGGACCCGGCGCCACCCCGGACACCGACCCGGCGCGCACCAGCCTGGCGACAGCCGCGGCACGCAATCTGGCCACCACGACCAAGACCGTGCCGCAGATGCAGGGGATCTCCTCCCGCTGGCTGCTGCGCGTGCTGCCGTGGGTGCAGGTCTCCGGCGGCACGTACCGCGTCAACCGGCGCCTGACGCACACCCTCGGAGACGGCCGGGTCGAGTTCACCAGCACCGGTTCCGACGTCCGGGTCATCCCCGCGGAACTGCGGGAACTGCCGCCGCTGCGCGACTTCGACGACCAGGAGGTGCTGGAGGCGCTGGCCGGCCGATTCGTCCAGGAGGAGCACGCGCCCGGTGACGTCCTGGTGGAGCAGGGGCGCCCGGCCGACCGGGTCGTCCTGGTCGCGCACGGCAAGCTGAACCGTATCGGCACCGGCAAGTACGGCGACGAAACGGTCCTCGGCGTCCTCGCGGACGGCGACCACCTGGGCGAAACGGCACTGCTGGCACCGGACGCGGTCTGGGAGCACACGGTCCGGGCGGTCACGCGGGTGACCGTACTGACGCTGCCCCGCGCCGCGTACGAAGAGTTCGCGGACCGCTCCCCCGGCCTGCGCGACCACCTGGAGCGCCACCGCGGTGCCCAGATCCCGCCGCAGAACAAACACGGCGAGGCGGCCATCGACGTGACCTCGGGCCACATCGGCGAGCCCGCGCTGCCGGGCACCTTCGTCGATTACGAAGTGGCGCCGCGGGAGTACGAACTGAGCGTCGCGCAGACCGTGCTGAAGATCCACACCCGGGTCGCCGACCTCTACAACGACCCGATGAACCAGCTGGACCAGCAGCTGCGGCTGACCATCGAGGCGCTGCGCGAGCGCCAGGAGCACGAAATGGTCAACAACCGCGAGTTCGGCCTGCTGCACAACGCCGACCTCAAGCAGCGCATCCACACCCGCAGCGGCCCGCCCACCCCCGACGACCTGGACGACCTCATCTCCCGGCGCCGCAAGACGCAGTTCCTGCTGGCCCACCCGCGCACCATCGCCGCCATCGGCCGCGAGTGGAACGCCCGCGGCATCTACCCCGCCACCACGGAGCTCGGCGGCACCGCCGTGCGCGCCTGGCGCGGCATCCCGCTGCTCCCCTGCAACAAGATCCCCGTCAACCCCGACCAGACCAGCTCGATCATCGCCATGCGCGTCGGCGAGGAGAACCAGGGCGTCGTCGGCCTCCACCAGACCGGCATCCCCGACGAGTACCGCCCCGGCCTCTCCGTCCGCTTCATGGGCATCAACGAACAGGCGGTCATCAACTACCTGGTGAGCGCCTACTACTCGGCAGCCGTACTCGTCCCGGACGCCCTGGGCGTGCTGGAGGACGTGGAGATCGGCCACTAG